One window of Marinomonas primoryensis genomic DNA carries:
- the thiH gene encoding 2-iminoacetate synthase ThiH gives MSSTPSSSTNTTKVRLLEQTPAIAGQFSEFVENADWQSVTRSHEEKTEQDVLRALGKNKLNVDDFTALISPAAEPYLLEMVDKSEKLTLQRFGNILSLFAPLYLSNTCANECTYCGFSMSNAIKRLTLNESQVQKEVRAIKSKGFDHLLLVTGETNKVSMPYFERMIPHIKPHFSQLSMEVQPLDTAEYKTLQTIGLDGVLVYQETYRRKTYLEHHLRGNKSNFNYRLDAPDRIGQAGIHKIGLGVLLGLEDWRTDSVMMAHHLRHLQKRYWRSRFSVAFPRIRPCEGGIVPKSVISDRQLVQLIAAWRLFDRDLEMSLSTRESAEFRNHAVRMGFTTMSAESKTQPGGYADDSQEALEQFEISDERSVADISAMIRSQGREVVWKDWDPALSHF, from the coding sequence ATGAGCTCAACACCTAGTTCAAGCACAAATACAACCAAGGTTAGATTGCTAGAGCAAACCCCAGCCATTGCCGGTCAATTTAGTGAGTTTGTAGAGAATGCAGATTGGCAGTCTGTCACTCGTTCGCATGAAGAGAAAACCGAGCAAGATGTGCTGCGTGCGCTTGGAAAAAACAAATTAAATGTGGATGACTTTACGGCGCTAATTTCACCCGCGGCGGAACCTTATTTACTTGAAATGGTGGATAAAAGCGAAAAGCTGACCTTACAGCGTTTTGGCAACATACTGAGCCTATTTGCTCCTTTGTATTTGTCTAACACGTGTGCGAATGAATGTACTTACTGTGGCTTTTCTATGAGTAATGCTATTAAGCGTCTCACACTGAATGAATCTCAGGTTCAAAAAGAAGTTAGAGCGATTAAAAGCAAAGGCTTTGATCATCTATTGTTGGTGACAGGTGAAACCAATAAGGTGTCTATGCCGTATTTTGAACGCATGATTCCACACATCAAACCGCATTTCAGTCAGTTATCGATGGAAGTACAGCCCTTGGATACAGCTGAATACAAAACACTGCAAACCATTGGCTTGGATGGCGTCTTGGTCTATCAAGAAACCTATCGACGCAAGACGTATCTTGAACATCATTTACGCGGTAACAAATCCAATTTCAATTACCGCTTAGACGCACCGGATCGTATTGGGCAAGCGGGCATTCATAAAATAGGTTTGGGTGTTTTGCTTGGTTTAGAGGATTGGCGTACAGACTCTGTGATGATGGCGCATCATCTACGGCATTTGCAGAAACGCTATTGGCGAAGTCGCTTTAGTGTGGCGTTTCCGCGTATTCGTCCGTGTGAAGGTGGCATCGTGCCCAAATCGGTGATTTCAGATCGACAGTTGGTTCAATTGATTGCCGCGTGGCGATTATTTGATAGAGATTTAGAAATGAGCTTGTCGACACGGGAGTCGGCTGAGTTTCGAAATCACGCTGTGCGAATGGGGTTTACTACTATGAGTGCCGAGTCTAAAACGCAACCCGGCGGGTATGCAGATGATTCTCAAGAAGCGTTGGAACAATTCGAAATAAGCGATGAGCGCTCTGTAGCAGACATTTCCGCGATGATTCGATCGCAAGGGCGTGAAGTGGTGTGGAAGGATTGGGATCCTGCGCTGTCTCATTTCTAA
- a CDS encoding Spy/CpxP family protein refolding chaperone, protein MFNRKKAGMIGVIGLSAAIITGVAVSAYAETKAPNNAAVQGQTVPEAQMNTAPSHEQLASRMAQQLGLDEKTQSKVSDLFEKDGKAIRTIQEQLHSTQVELSSLSPSSKNYMDKVDDLAEESGELTEALTIAFAKNRAGLYELLTPQQIEKLETPVQPQS, encoded by the coding sequence ATGTTTAATCGTAAAAAAGCAGGAATGATAGGTGTTATCGGTTTGAGTGCCGCGATTATAACCGGCGTGGCCGTCAGCGCTTATGCTGAAACGAAAGCGCCTAATAATGCAGCGGTTCAGGGTCAAACTGTACCAGAAGCTCAAATGAATACTGCCCCAAGTCATGAACAGCTCGCAAGCCGTATGGCGCAGCAGCTTGGGTTAGATGAAAAAACACAATCAAAAGTGTCTGATCTTTTTGAAAAAGATGGTAAGGCTATTCGTACAATACAAGAGCAGCTTCATAGTACTCAAGTAGAACTAAGCAGTTTGTCACCAAGTTCAAAAAACTACATGGACAAAGTGGATGACCTTGCTGAAGAAAGTGGAGAATTGACGGAAGCGCTTACTATTGCTTTCGCAAAAAACCGAGCAGGATTGTATGAATTACTAACGCCGCAACAGATTGAAAAGCTCGAAACACCAGTGCAACCACAATCGTAA
- a CDS encoding YraN family protein encodes MQIITRIFSNRRIPKNSGEKAEQAAEIFLLSQGLRFVERNFFCRIGEIDLIFLDQDTYVFVEVRYRANNAHGSAAESLGQSKLNKVRKSASLWLQKNNKVNNASRFDAILFDKKIDQQHLTWLKAVF; translated from the coding sequence ATGCAAATAATCACCCGTATTTTCAGCAACAGGAGAATACCGAAAAATAGTGGCGAAAAAGCAGAACAGGCAGCTGAAATTTTTTTACTTTCACAAGGCCTTCGCTTTGTTGAGAGAAATTTCTTCTGTCGCATTGGCGAGATTGATTTGATATTTTTAGATCAAGACACCTATGTTTTTGTAGAAGTCCGCTATCGCGCAAATAATGCACACGGTAGCGCCGCTGAAAGCCTTGGGCAATCTAAACTAAATAAGGTGCGAAAAAGCGCCTCTTTATGGCTACAGAAGAACAATAAAGTAAACAACGCTAGTCGTTTCGATGCGATACTATTTGATAAAAAAATAGACCAACAACATTTAACTTGGCTTAAAGCAGTATTTTAA
- the rsmI gene encoding 16S rRNA (cytidine(1402)-2'-O)-methyltransferase, with protein sequence MVSHSSDDARGSLYIVATPIGNLDDFSKRAEQTLRDVDYIAAEDTRHTRRLLNHFAIEAKLFSIHDHNEKDKAGYVASLLDEGKNVALVSDAGTPLISDPGYHVVHALRGKGHKVVPIPGACALVSALCASGLPTDQFFFAGFVPAKSKGRCDLFESWKKQTGTVVFYESTHRIYDSIADVQKVYGEDAQLVLAREVTKTFETFLSGTATEILAMFDADANQLRGEFVVMLSFTQESGNEVELEAKRILTILLEDLPVKQAAAMAAKLTGEKKNYLYKMALEMQNQA encoded by the coding sequence ATGGTATCACATAGTTCTGACGATGCGAGAGGGTCGCTGTACATAGTTGCAACCCCAATAGGCAATCTCGATGATTTTAGTAAAAGAGCCGAGCAAACTTTACGAGACGTAGACTATATAGCGGCGGAAGACACCCGGCATACTCGGCGTTTATTGAATCATTTCGCCATCGAAGCGAAGCTTTTCTCCATTCATGATCACAATGAAAAAGACAAAGCGGGTTATGTGGCGAGCTTACTAGACGAAGGTAAAAATGTGGCGTTGGTATCCGATGCTGGCACCCCGTTAATCTCTGACCCAGGTTATCACGTGGTGCATGCGCTGCGTGGAAAAGGGCATAAAGTGGTGCCTATTCCAGGTGCGTGTGCTTTGGTGTCTGCGTTGTGCGCGTCAGGTTTGCCGACGGATCAATTCTTCTTTGCAGGCTTTGTTCCAGCGAAATCAAAAGGTCGCTGTGATTTATTCGAGTCATGGAAGAAGCAAACCGGCACGGTGGTGTTTTATGAATCGACGCACCGTATTTATGACTCCATTGCCGATGTTCAAAAAGTTTACGGTGAGGATGCTCAGTTGGTTCTCGCACGAGAAGTGACAAAAACCTTTGAGACATTTTTATCTGGTACGGCGACTGAAATTCTTGCGATGTTTGACGCGGATGCAAACCAATTGCGTGGTGAATTTGTCGTTATGTTGAGCTTTACTCAAGAAAGTGGCAATGAAGTGGAGTTAGAGGCAAAACGGATTCTCACTATTTTGCTAGAAGATTTACCGGTTAAACAAGCCGCCGCCATGGCCGCGAAATTAACCGGCGAAAAGAAAAACTATCTTTATAAAATGGCGTTAGAAATGCAAAACCAAGCATAA
- a CDS encoding penicillin-binding protein activator yields MNLNMEQQQKLTQSATQERTLPPSIYHPIKTTDVSKELGEAYRSAKNFYEQGEFQQVIDTLENEVLSTTSSIQFEAYLLAALATSNLDNATESFDFLKQAGRLTAARHPDNQNKLKDTKASILEHFGNWLDAVSLRMDLTYNLPLNEGEDNQTKLWLAVQNLTQNEIDELYQQQRPLLNGWLTISGILRNQSLSIEQQLTVFENWRIENPNHPAALSPPQDFQIMSSIEDMAPKKIVLMLPMSGKLERASQAIVDGFFATFYNQKEARPQVSIINVDDYSNIIDALAAANEKQPDVIIGPLQKNNVAQVGRLDLPYPVIALNQLDINLHPKNLYHFSLSAEDEIHELITFAKQEGATKAAILNIQDTWALKQSDEFRVAATKENITITSNQSYANTPKGRQDAIQKLLLIDESYARKRRIEQWTGTKVESIARSREDLDYVFYVGKLNDAKQIRPLIDFYFADKIPMLATSTLNDSEPDKSINPSDIERILFTEVPALTPNSTTLDVLPKNQSSNILRRLQALGADSYLLANKYRLFTLLPSTKISANTGIITIDENGIFHKRPEIMTYRKGNLVYANNHPYFQQQENTEK; encoded by the coding sequence ATGAATTTAAACATGGAGCAGCAACAAAAATTGACTCAAAGTGCGACACAAGAAAGAACACTGCCGCCAAGCATCTATCATCCAATAAAAACCACTGATGTATCAAAAGAATTAGGCGAAGCTTATCGTTCCGCAAAGAACTTTTATGAGCAAGGCGAATTCCAGCAAGTCATTGATACATTAGAAAATGAAGTGTTATCAACAACCTCTTCTATTCAGTTTGAAGCGTACTTACTGGCCGCTCTAGCCACATCAAATTTAGACAACGCCACAGAATCCTTTGACTTTCTAAAGCAAGCCGGTCGCTTAACGGCTGCGCGCCACCCTGACAACCAAAATAAACTAAAAGACACCAAAGCCTCCATTCTTGAGCACTTTGGCAATTGGTTAGATGCGGTGAGTCTGCGCATGGATTTGACATACAACTTACCACTTAATGAAGGTGAAGATAACCAAACTAAATTGTGGTTGGCCGTCCAGAATTTGACTCAAAATGAAATAGATGAGCTCTATCAACAACAAAGACCACTACTCAATGGCTGGTTAACAATCAGTGGCATTTTAAGAAATCAATCACTGTCTATTGAGCAGCAGCTTACGGTATTCGAGAATTGGCGGATAGAAAACCCAAATCACCCAGCAGCACTATCCCCTCCACAAGATTTCCAAATCATGTCGTCTATTGAAGACATGGCACCGAAAAAAATTGTCTTAATGCTGCCGATGAGCGGCAAACTAGAGCGCGCATCTCAAGCTATTGTCGACGGTTTTTTTGCTACCTTTTACAATCAAAAAGAAGCAAGACCACAAGTCAGCATTATTAACGTAGATGATTACTCAAACATCATTGACGCACTCGCAGCGGCGAACGAAAAGCAACCAGATGTTATTATTGGGCCGTTACAAAAGAATAATGTCGCCCAAGTCGGTCGTTTAGATTTACCTTATCCTGTCATCGCACTTAATCAGCTAGATATTAATCTGCACCCAAAAAACCTTTATCATTTTTCATTAAGTGCCGAAGATGAAATACACGAATTAATTACCTTCGCCAAACAAGAAGGCGCAACGAAAGCCGCTATATTAAACATCCAAGACACTTGGGCATTAAAACAAAGCGATGAATTTCGGGTGGCCGCAACCAAAGAAAACATCACCATCACCTCCAATCAGTCATATGCCAACACGCCAAAAGGCAGACAGGACGCGATTCAAAAGCTACTCCTGATCGATGAAAGTTATGCTCGCAAAAGACGGATAGAACAATGGACAGGAACGAAGGTAGAAAGCATAGCTAGATCACGCGAAGACCTTGATTACGTGTTTTACGTCGGGAAACTTAATGATGCCAAACAAATAAGACCCCTTATAGATTTTTACTTCGCCGACAAAATCCCTATGCTGGCGACCAGTACATTAAATGATAGTGAGCCAGATAAATCGATTAACCCTAGCGATATTGAGCGGATACTTTTTACCGAGGTTCCCGCCCTCACACCAAACAGCACCACTTTAGATGTATTGCCTAAAAATCAAAGTTCAAATATTTTGCGTAGATTACAAGCGCTCGGCGCCGACTCCTATTTGTTAGCAAACAAATATCGACTGTTCACACTACTACCAAGCACAAAAATTTCAGCGAATACTGGCATTATCACCATAGATGAAAATGGCATATTTCATAAAAGACCTGAAATTATGACTTACCGAAAAGGAAATTTGGTATATGCAAATAATCACCCGTATTTTCAGCAACAGGAGAATACCGAAAAATAG
- the thiC gene encoding phosphomethylpyrimidine synthase ThiC — translation MSTINEPNQQKKSNKVSKKQSREETRLAAKSFIESLQATPFPASERIYLNGSDATIRVPMRKINLTDTPLGSDPDNLDFEPNEAIYIYDCSGPYADPQVTIDVYEGLAAMRAPWIEKRQDTEALQSVSSQFAQSRLENSSLDELRFKQLPTVRKARQGKCVTQMHYARQGIVTPEMEYIALRENQNMDAIKSELLRKQHPGESFGANLQTRITPEFVRDEVARGRAIIPNNINHPESEPMIIGRNFLVKVNANIGNSAVTSSIEEEVEKLVWSTRWGADTVMDLSTGKNIHETREWILRNSPVPIGTVPIYQALEKVDGVAEDLNWDVFRDTLIEQAEQGVDYFTIHAGVLLRYVPMTAKRLTGIVSRGGSIMAKWCLAHHTESFLYERFRDICELCAAYDVALSLGDGLRPGSIMDANDEAQMSELRTLGELTKVAWEYDVQVMIEGPGHVPMQLIKENMTEQLELCHEAPFYTLGPLTQDIAPGYDHITSGIGAAQIGWYGCAMLCYVTPKEHLGLPNKEDVKEGLITYKIAAHAADLAKGHPGAQIRDNALSKARFEFRWEDQFNLSLDPETARSYHDETLPQASGKVAHFCSMCGPKFCSMKITQEVREYAKGLELEAQKIDVSALDASTLNVGTLSVNEAESGMQKMSAQFRELGSDVYLTTDKFTTDTLTKETRATEKSKEKSL, via the coding sequence ATGTCTACTATCAACGAACCTAATCAACAGAAAAAATCAAACAAGGTATCTAAAAAGCAGTCTCGTGAAGAAACACGATTAGCCGCAAAATCCTTCATCGAATCCTTACAAGCCACACCGTTTCCGGCGTCAGAGCGTATTTATTTAAACGGTTCCGATGCGACAATCCGTGTTCCCATGCGCAAAATCAACCTGACCGATACACCGCTTGGGTCCGACCCTGACAATCTTGACTTTGAACCCAACGAAGCCATCTACATCTATGATTGTTCCGGACCCTATGCAGACCCTCAAGTCACTATTGATGTTTACGAAGGCTTGGCTGCCATGCGCGCACCTTGGATAGAAAAGCGCCAAGACACTGAGGCTCTACAGAGTGTGTCATCACAGTTTGCTCAATCCCGTTTGGAAAACTCATCATTAGACGAGCTGCGTTTTAAGCAATTGCCAACAGTGCGAAAAGCCCGACAGGGTAAATGCGTGACGCAAATGCATTATGCTCGTCAAGGTATTGTGACACCAGAAATGGAATACATTGCATTACGTGAAAACCAAAATATGGATGCCATTAAGAGTGAACTATTGCGGAAGCAGCATCCCGGAGAAAGCTTTGGGGCGAACTTGCAAACACGCATTACGCCCGAGTTTGTTCGTGATGAAGTGGCGAGAGGTCGAGCCATTATTCCGAATAATATTAATCACCCAGAATCCGAGCCGATGATTATTGGCCGTAATTTCTTAGTAAAGGTAAACGCAAATATTGGTAACTCAGCGGTAACGTCTTCGATTGAAGAAGAAGTTGAAAAGCTAGTTTGGTCGACTCGCTGGGGCGCGGACACAGTGATGGATTTATCAACGGGCAAAAATATACATGAAACGCGTGAATGGATTTTGCGTAACTCGCCTGTACCAATCGGTACCGTACCTATCTACCAAGCGTTAGAGAAAGTGGATGGTGTCGCCGAAGATCTTAATTGGGATGTATTTCGCGATACCTTAATTGAGCAAGCCGAGCAGGGTGTTGACTACTTTACTATTCACGCCGGTGTTTTATTGCGCTATGTGCCAATGACGGCTAAGCGTCTAACCGGCATCGTTTCTCGTGGTGGTTCCATCATGGCAAAATGGTGCTTGGCGCATCACACAGAAAGTTTCTTATACGAACGGTTTCGTGACATTTGTGAGTTGTGTGCTGCTTACGATGTTGCGCTGTCCTTAGGCGACGGATTGCGTCCGGGTTCGATTATGGACGCTAATGACGAAGCACAAATGTCTGAGCTTCGTACCTTGGGTGAACTCACCAAAGTAGCGTGGGAATACGATGTACAAGTCATGATTGAAGGGCCTGGGCATGTGCCCATGCAGTTAATCAAAGAAAACATGACTGAGCAGCTTGAGCTTTGCCATGAGGCACCTTTTTATACATTAGGCCCGCTGACACAAGATATTGCGCCAGGCTATGACCATATAACTTCTGGGATTGGCGCGGCGCAAATTGGCTGGTATGGCTGTGCTATGTTGTGTTACGTGACACCAAAAGAACATCTTGGTTTGCCGAATAAAGAAGATGTAAAAGAAGGTTTGATTACCTACAAAATCGCCGCTCATGCAGCGGATTTGGCGAAAGGCCATCCAGGTGCACAAATTCGTGACAACGCCTTGTCTAAGGCGCGCTTTGAGTTTCGTTGGGAAGATCAGTTTAACTTATCGCTTGACCCAGAAACGGCGCGTTCTTATCACGACGAAACTTTACCGCAGGCTTCAGGAAAAGTGGCGCACTTTTGTTCTATGTGTGGGCCGAAATTTTGCTCAATGAAAATCACTCAAGAAGTTCGAGAATACGCTAAGGGATTGGAGTTGGAAGCGCAGAAGATAGACGTTAGTGCTTTAGACGCAAGCACTTTGAACGTAGGCACTTTGAGCGTAAACGAAGCCGAGAGTGGCATGCAAAAAATGTCGGCGCAATTCCGTGAGTTGGGTAGCGATGTCTATTTAACAACAGATAAATTTACGACAGATACATTGACGAAAGAGACGCGAGCAACCGAAAAATCAAAAGAAAAGTCGCTGTAA
- the thiE gene encoding thiamine phosphate synthase, giving the protein MSIKPPVVWCVGGSDSSAHTGLPSDIRIGQNLGCHVQSIMTATRVQNSEDGNLLEPISLSKFNEQWQALLDDLPPDAIKVGLLPSAEIVKACSTWLERLKADYPNVLVVFDPVMVSGSDRHNLEKAGFGADLLAPLLPYVDVITSNLMDIEALTGLSGKQPITDLQTQLAAYFYASPCRWLMKGDHSETGKTTDWLVSQTAIVGFSSDTLARQNAGGKGGTLSMALVSFIAHGYDVLDAMTMAKAYLNAALKSTVKIDEKTEQFGLPGWPLQIENLPIIVTPHQYSNVPHLSFAKMDLNKMGLYPVVDTIAWLTLVLKQGIKLAQLRIKNPDDPELEGKIQQAIALGQKYNAQVFINDYWQQAITFGAYGVHLGQEDLDVADLSAIQHAGLRLGISTHGYYEIARAQSIKPSYIALGHIFPTQTKDMPSQPQGVKRLAHYACLLKGHYPTVAIGGIDAERLPLVARTGVTSVALVTAITKADDPEAATRSLMASLLQHEGGRLNEHYAE; this is encoded by the coding sequence ATGTCTATTAAACCTCCTGTTGTTTGGTGTGTGGGCGGGTCGGATTCGTCCGCCCACACTGGGTTGCCATCAGATATTCGCATAGGCCAAAATTTAGGCTGCCATGTTCAAAGTATTATGACAGCCACCCGGGTGCAAAACTCTGAAGACGGTAATTTGTTAGAGCCGATCTCGTTGTCTAAGTTCAACGAACAATGGCAAGCTTTGCTAGATGATCTGCCGCCAGATGCGATTAAAGTTGGTTTGTTGCCATCGGCAGAAATAGTGAAAGCCTGCTCGACTTGGCTAGAACGTTTGAAAGCGGACTACCCTAATGTGTTAGTAGTGTTTGATCCTGTCATGGTGAGCGGAAGTGATAGGCATAATCTAGAAAAAGCGGGCTTTGGGGCGGATTTACTCGCCCCTTTGTTGCCTTATGTCGATGTGATTACGTCTAACTTAATGGATATTGAAGCGCTAACGGGGCTATCTGGCAAGCAGCCTATAACCGATTTACAAACGCAACTGGCTGCGTATTTTTACGCGTCACCATGTCGCTGGTTGATGAAAGGTGATCACTCTGAAACCGGAAAAACGACGGATTGGTTAGTGAGTCAAACTGCCATTGTCGGCTTTTCAAGTGACACACTAGCCAGGCAGAATGCGGGTGGCAAGGGCGGGACTTTGTCGATGGCGTTGGTGAGCTTCATTGCTCATGGTTACGATGTATTGGATGCGATGACCATGGCGAAAGCCTATCTAAATGCGGCATTAAAATCGACAGTGAAGATTGATGAAAAAACCGAACAGTTTGGACTTCCGGGTTGGCCCCTGCAGATCGAAAATTTACCCATAATAGTGACGCCTCATCAATATTCGAATGTGCCCCATTTGTCATTTGCCAAGATGGATCTTAATAAAATGGGTTTATATCCGGTAGTTGATACGATTGCTTGGTTGACCTTAGTGCTTAAGCAAGGCATCAAACTGGCTCAACTTAGGATCAAAAATCCAGACGACCCTGAGTTAGAAGGAAAAATTCAACAGGCAATCGCCTTAGGTCAAAAGTACAACGCACAGGTCTTTATTAATGACTATTGGCAGCAGGCGATCACCTTTGGTGCTTATGGTGTGCATCTGGGTCAGGAAGATTTGGATGTGGCAGACCTGTCTGCCATTCAGCACGCTGGCCTTAGGTTAGGTATCAGCACTCACGGGTATTACGAAATTGCACGCGCCCAATCGATTAAACCGAGTTACATCGCCTTAGGGCATATTTTCCCAACGCAAACCAAGGATATGCCATCACAGCCACAAGGGGTAAAACGCCTCGCCCATTATGCTTGTTTACTTAAAGGCCATTATCCGACGGTTGCCATCGGCGGCATTGACGCTGAGAGGTTGCCTTTGGTCGCGAGAACCGGTGTGACTAGTGTGGCTTTAGTGACGGCGATTACGAAAGCGGATGATCCAGAAGCGGCGACACGGTCACTGATGGCATCATTACTTCAACACGAAGGAGGAAGACTAAATGAACATTATGCTGAATGA
- a CDS encoding thiazole synthase, with protein MSSFFIAGHEFHSRLFTGTGKYASADAMMASLAASESELVTLSLRRMDLKHQTDNILQPLQQHGIKLLPNTSGARTAKEAVFAAELAREALETNWVKLEIHPDPRYLMPDGVETLLAAEELIKKGFVVMPYVHADPVLCKRLEEVGCQCVMPLGSPIGSNMGLASRPFLEIIIEQSTVPVIVDAGIGAPSDAALALEIGADAVLVNTAMAVAKQPAQMGKAFRLAVEAGRIAYESGLGEKRVQAQATSPLTEFLGALS; from the coding sequence ATGTCGTCTTTTTTTATTGCAGGACATGAATTTCATTCTCGACTTTTTACGGGTACTGGAAAATACGCCAGCGCGGACGCCATGATGGCATCTTTGGCCGCAAGTGAAAGTGAGTTGGTTACCTTGTCTTTACGTCGTATGGATTTGAAACATCAAACCGACAATATTCTACAACCCTTGCAGCAGCATGGTATTAAGTTATTACCGAATACGTCTGGCGCGCGCACCGCGAAAGAAGCGGTGTTTGCCGCTGAACTGGCTAGAGAAGCATTGGAGACTAATTGGGTCAAATTAGAAATTCACCCTGACCCTCGCTACTTAATGCCGGACGGCGTGGAAACGTTATTGGCAGCTGAGGAACTAATCAAAAAAGGCTTTGTGGTCATGCCTTATGTCCATGCTGATCCTGTGCTTTGTAAGCGATTGGAAGAAGTGGGGTGTCAATGTGTGATGCCGCTGGGTTCACCAATTGGTTCTAATATGGGCTTGGCTAGTCGTCCTTTTTTGGAAATCATTATTGAACAAAGTACAGTACCCGTGATTGTCGATGCTGGCATTGGTGCACCATCGGATGCGGCATTGGCGTTAGAAATTGGTGCGGATGCGGTGTTGGTCAATACCGCCATGGCGGTTGCAAAACAACCCGCGCAAATGGGCAAAGCCTTTCGTCTTGCTGTTGAAGCAGGGCGAATCGCCTATGAATCAGGTTTAGGAGAAAAACGCGTGCAGGCGCAGGCGACCAGTCCATTAACTGAGTTTCTAGGTGCTTTGTCATGA
- the thiS gene encoding sulfur carrier protein ThiS yields the protein MNIMLNDAPFDFSGETLKDLLDSLGKETKGIAVAIDQQVVPKSLWSNTELNEQSQVIIFESIAGG from the coding sequence ATGAACATTATGCTGAATGACGCTCCTTTTGATTTTTCTGGTGAAACGTTAAAGGATTTACTGGATAGCTTGGGGAAAGAAACGAAAGGCATTGCAGTAGCGATTGATCAGCAGGTGGTGCCGAAGAGTTTATGGAGCAACACTGAGTTGAATGAACAGAGTCAGGTTATTATTTTTGAATCCATTGCTGGAGGCTAG
- the aroA gene encoding 3-phosphoshikimate 1-carboxyvinyltransferase, whose product MNSITLGPLSNANGEIQIPGSKSLSNRILLLATLAKGTTKITNLLDSDDIHHMLESLTKLGVKYNLEDNGTTCILEGLDGPIQADFGDLFLGNAGTAMRPLTAALCLGKGEFYLHGEPRMHERPIGDLVDALQALGVDIAYEGEKNYPPLRIKANGLSGGEVSIKGNISSQFLTAILMSAPLAKNDLTIKVDGELVSKPYIDITLHVMKQFGVEVENQNYQAFVVKGQQTYQSPGEIMVEGDASSASYFLAAAAIAGGKIKVHGVGTDSVQGDVKFAEVLEKMGAKITYGPTWIEAEHKELNGVDLDMNHIPDAAMTIATTALFAKGPTTIRNIYNWRVKETDRLYAMATELKKLGADVIEGEDFITVTPVAKLKHAEIDTYNDHRIAMCFSLVAFSDTPVTINDPGCTSKTFPTYFELFNTIAS is encoded by the coding sequence ATGAATTCAATTACGCTAGGCCCCCTTTCCAACGCAAATGGAGAGATCCAAATTCCGGGTTCCAAAAGCCTTTCTAACCGCATCCTACTTTTAGCGACGTTAGCAAAAGGCACCACAAAGATTACCAACTTACTAGACAGCGACGACATTCACCACATGCTAGAAAGCCTGACTAAATTGGGCGTTAAGTACAACTTAGAAGACAATGGAACAACCTGTATTCTAGAAGGGCTTGACGGCCCTATTCAGGCAGATTTTGGTGATTTATTCCTTGGTAATGCTGGCACCGCCATGCGCCCTCTTACTGCCGCACTTTGTCTTGGCAAAGGCGAATTCTATCTTCACGGCGAACCTCGCATGCACGAACGTCCAATTGGCGACCTTGTAGATGCACTACAAGCGCTAGGTGTAGACATTGCTTATGAAGGCGAAAAAAACTACCCTCCGTTGCGAATTAAAGCCAATGGATTGTCTGGCGGTGAAGTTTCCATCAAAGGCAATATTTCTAGCCAATTCTTGACGGCTATCTTGATGAGCGCACCTTTGGCGAAGAACGACTTAACCATCAAAGTTGATGGTGAATTAGTGTCTAAGCCATACATCGACATTACATTACATGTAATGAAGCAATTCGGCGTTGAAGTAGAAAATCAGAATTACCAAGCGTTTGTCGTCAAAGGTCAACAGACTTACCAAAGCCCAGGTGAAATCATGGTGGAAGGCGACGCATCTTCAGCCTCTTATTTCCTAGCGGCAGCGGCCATTGCCGGTGGTAAAATTAAAGTTCACGGGGTAGGCACAGACAGTGTGCAAGGCGATGTGAAGTTTGCAGAAGTGCTAGAAAAAATGGGCGCTAAAATCACCTACGGCCCAACGTGGATTGAAGCAGAACACAAGGAACTTAACGGCGTCGACTTAGACATGAACCACATTCCAGATGCGGCCATGACCATTGCCACGACAGCCCTTTTTGCCAAAGGTCCAACCACTATCCGAAACATCTATAACTGGCGCGTAAAAGAAACAGACCGTTTGTACGCTATGGCAACCGAATTGAAAAAGCTCGGCGCCGATGTCATCGAAGGTGAAGACTTCATTACCGTAACGCCCGTTGCAAAACTGAAGCATGCAGAAATCGATACGTACAACGATCACCGAATCGCCATGTGTTTCTCATTGGTTGCCTTCTCTGATACGCCAGTGACAATCAACGATCCGGGTTGCACCTCAAAAACCTTCCCAACGTACTTCGAGTTATTCAATACAATCGCCAGCTAA